In Candidatus Methylacidiphilales bacterium, the sequence CTATTCCGACAGCACGATCACCCGTGCGGCCGATGTGTTTCTCAAGGAAAAGCGCAAACTCATCCTCGTTCCGCGCGAGACGCCGTGGAACCTCATCCAGGCGCGCAACATTGTCACGGTGCTCGAGGCCGGAGCGCTGGTTCTGCCCGCCATCCCTTCCTTCTACGGCCGGCCCTCCAGCGTGGAGGAAGTGGTGGACACCGTGGTGGCACGCATCCTTGACCATTTGGGGATAACACATGACTTGGTGGCCCGCTGGAAAGAACCCCGGGTGGAGGACTGACGACAATCCGCTTTGCTCGATGCGATTCCCGCGTATGTTGGTTGGCCCATGCATGCGTCAAACCAGGCCCAAGCGGAGGCCGAAGCGGCCCCATCCGAGCCTGTTTGGCTGCGCTTCGGACGTTTCATCCGCCTTTCCCACACGGTGTTTGCCCTTCCGTTTGCGCTCGTCTCGATGCTGGTGGCCGCCCGCGGACTTCCCCCATGGCCCGTGGTGGGTTGGATTCTGCTCTGCATGGTATCCGCCCGCACCGCGGCCATGTTGTTCAATCGCCTGGCCGATTGGGACATCGACCAGTTGAACCCGCGAACCCAGGACCGTCACCGCCTCGTGCCCAAACCCCTGGCCCGTGCGGCCTGGGTGGTTTCGGTGGCTGTATTTGTTCTCGGCGCCTGGCAACTCAACCTCCTTTGCCTGGTGCTGGCACCGGTCGCGATTGGCATCATTTCTTTTTATTCCCTCTGCAAACGATTCACTGCCTACGCTCATCTGTTCCTGGGCCTGGCCCTGGCGGTCGCCCCCATGGGGGCCTGGGCGGCGGTGAGCGGTGAGTTATGGTCCCCGGCGCCCTATCTTCTGGCGATGGGGGTGCTCTGCTGGGTCTTCGGCTTCGATCTCATCTATGCCACCCTCGACATGGAGTTCGACCGCAAGGCGGGCCTGCACAGCTTCCCGGCGCGCTACGGCTTGACCGCTGCCCTCCGGCTGGCGGTCGGGTTGCACGGGATGGCGGCAGTCCTCTTTTTGGTCTTCGGCTGGTGGGCGGGTTTCGGTTGGATCTACCTTGTTGCCTGGCTGGCCTGCGTGGTTGCCTTGGTTTACGAACACCGGCTGAGCCGCCAAGGCGACCCCACTTCGATCAACCGTGCCTTTTTCGCCGTCAATGCCGTGGTGGGCCTTTTGCTTTTGTCCGGCACGGCCTTAGATGTATTCTTCTGACCCTCGCGACACCCCACAGACCATGGAACTGAACGACATCATCCGGAAATCAGAATCGGGGGAACGTCTGTCCGTTGCCGAGGCCGTGCATCTTTACCAGTCCGCCCCGCTCGAGGAACTGGGACGTCTGGCCAGCCGGGTGCGCCAACAGAAGAACGGCAACCGGGCCAGCTACGTGCTCAACCGTTACCTCAATTATTCCAATGTCTGCATCCTCAGTTGCCAATTCTGTTCCTTTTACCGCCGCAAGCGCGACCCGGATGCCTTCGAATTCGCCATCCCGGAAATGGTGGAAAAAGCCCGGGAGTCGCTGGCTGACTGCATCACAGAGATCCACATCGTGGGTGGCCTCCATCCCAGCCTCCCGTTCAGTTACTACACCGGCATGCTGCATGCCCTCAAGGCCCTCGACCCGGCCCTCAGTCTCAAGGCCTTCACCGCCATTGAAATCCGCCACCTGGCCGAACGGGTGTACAAAAAATCCATCCGTGAAACCCTGGAAGCTCTGCGCGAGGCCGGTTTGGATGCCCTGACCGGTGGAGGGGCGGAGATCTTCGATGCCGGTGTGCGCGACCGGATCTGCCGCGGCAAGGAGTCGGCGGAGGAATGGCTCGAAGTCCACCGCACCTGGCACCAACTCGGACAGCGCAGCACCTGCACCATGCTCTATGGCCATGTGGAAACCGTCGAGCAACGCTTCCAGCATTTGGCACTGTTGCGCGATTTGCAGGACGAAACCGGTGGCTTCACCGCCCTGGTGCCCTACGCATTCGAACCGGAGAACAATGAGCTTGCCCACCTTCGCCGTATCTCGGGTTTGGAGGAATTGCGCATGCTCGCCATGTGCCGCCTCTTCTTGGACAACTTCGACCATCTCACCGCTTACTGGATCAGCACCGGGTTGGGACTGGCCCAGGTGGCGTTGAGCTACGGGGTGGACGACCTGCACGGAACCATCGCGGAGGAAAAGATCTTCCACATGGCCGGGGCCAAGACTCCCGCCGCCCAGACCCGTCACAGTCTGGAGCAGGCCATCCGCGAGGCCGGTTTTGTCCCGGTGCAGCGCGACACGGTTTATCAGCCGGTTTGACCTTGTTCCGCGGGAAGCGGCGGCTAGATTTGGGGCAACCAGATGTGGCGGCGCGGAGGCGGACGAACCCCGCCAGGGCCGAAAGGCAGCAACGGTACCCTGACCTGCGCGGCCGCTGCATTTGGCCTGGGCCGTAGGGGGCTGGGGAGACTCAGCGCGTGGCGCGCTCGGCCGCCGTTACTGTGTTGGCCATCAGGAGCGCAATGGTCATCGGACCGACGCCGCCCGGATTCGGGGTGACATGGCCGGCCACTTCGCACACTCCGGCGAAATCGATGTCGCCGACCAGTTTGTATCCCTTGGCCGATGATGGGTCCTCGACCCGGTTGACCCCCACGTCCATGACGACGGCACCGGGCTTGACCATCGAGGCCTTGACGAATTCCGCCTGACCCATGGCGGCGACGATGATATCGGCCTGTCTGACCAGGCTGGCGATGTCGCGGGTGCGCGAATGGGCCAGGGTCACGGTGGCGTCGGCGTGTTTGTCCTTTTGGCAAAGGATGGCGGCCATGGGTTTGCCGACGATGTTGCCCCGTCCGAGCACGACGACATGGGCGCCGGCGGTCTTAATGCCGCTGCGGATGAGCAATTCCTGTACCCCCGCTGGCGTGCAGGGGCGGAAGCCGTCCGGATCACCCAGGAGCAACTTGCCAAAATTCACCGGATGGAAGCCGTCGACGTCCTTGTCCGGGGAAAGGGTGGAAAAGACGACCGTTTGTGAAATCCCCGGAATGGGAGCCTGGACCAGAATGCCGTGAATGGCCGGGTTGGCGTTGGCTTCGCGGATGGCGGCCAGTAATTCGTCCTCGCCCGTGCCCTCGGGGAAAAGCCGGGTCGAGGCCCTGATGCCCAACTCGGCCGCTTTCTTGTCCTTCATGCCCACATAGGCCTTGGAGGCGGGATCATCGCCCACGCGCATGAATTGGATGTGCGGCTGGATGCCCCGTTCCTTCAAACGCGCCACGCGCCCGGCGGTTTCAGCATGGATCTCGGCGGCTATTTTTTTTCCGTCAATCAATTGGGCGCTCATGGGCCATCATTGAACCGGAGCCGGACGGCCAGTCCAAGACCTTTCTCAGCGCAGCCACGAACCCCAACAGGAAGCCGAAGCACTGAGAAGTCGTTGCCAAGCAGGAGGGCGAGTCTATTTTTGTGGAATGCCGCAATCCTTCCCCGCCCGACTGATGATCGGTGCCAGTGAACACTCTGCCGACTTGTTATACGCCACCCGCATGTTTGTTCCCGATCCTTTTGTCTGGCTGCAGACGGGTCGCAAGACCCTGGGAGTCTTCAGTGCATTGGAAGTGGATCGCGCCCGCGGCCAAGCCCGGCTGGATGAAGTGATGGAGCAGTCCCAGGTGGAGGCGCTGCTCAAACGTCCGCCCGCTGCCGCGGCTGGGCGATTTCTCCATTCGATTGCGGCCTTGTTGCGTTCCCGCCGCATCCGGACGGTCGAGGTCCCTTATTGGACGGAGGCGGGATTGGTGGAGTTTCTCCGCAGCGAGAAGATACGTGTGGAGATCGTTGATGGCCCTTTTTTTCCCGGGCGAGAAATCAAAACCGAAGAAGAAGTCCGCGCGATCATCCGTGGCCAGCGACAGGCGGAAGCCGGTATGGCCCGGGCCTTCGAAGTGCTCCGCGCCTGCTCTGAGGGAAACCGTCGCCTGTTGCGCTGGAATGGGCGCGCACTGACTTCGGAAATCCTGCGGGGTGAGATTGATGCTGCCGTGGTGCGGGCCGGGGGAATCCCCGGCCATACCATCGTGGCTGGCGGCTTGCAGGGTTGTGACCCACACGAACGCGGTCACGGGCCTTTGAGAGCCCATGAAGCCCTCATTCTTGACATTTTTCCCCGTGACCAGAGCAGTGGCTATTTCGGCGACCTCACCCGCACTGTGGTCAAGGGGCGGGCTTCCGAGGCTTTGCGACGGCAATACGCCACGGTGCTCGCCGGCCAGAAGAAGGCCCTCCGTGCCATCAAGGCCGGTGTGGACGGGGCCAAGTTGCACCAGTCGGTGAAGGATTTCTTCACATCAGAAGGCTACCCGACCGAGCAACGGGAAGGCCGCTGGGTCGGTTTCTTCCATGGCACCGGGCACAGCCTCGGCTTGGAAATTCATGAGCCTCCACGCTTCGCCGCCGGCAAATTCAAGGCCGGGCATGTCATGACGGTCGAACCGGGACTCTACTACCCGGAAACCGGCGGCGTGCGCATCGAGGATCTGGTCACGGTGACCCGGACCGGCCATCGCAATCTGACCCGCACCCCCAAGTTTTTGGAGATTTAACAGGTGGCCATCCTTGCCTAATCGGGCCCGACCCCGTACGATTTCCCGCTATGGCACGCAACGCACTGGGCAAGGGATTGGGCGCCCTCATCGGCGGCAACGCCGCCGCCGTCACTCCGGTCGCCCTCGAACCCGGTGAATCCATCCGACAGGTCGGATTGGACACCATCGTCCCCAGCCCGTTCCAACCCCGCCGCACCTTCACCGCCGAGCACCTCGACGAACTTGCGGCCAGCATCCAACAACATGGCATCATCCAGCCCCTCGTGGTCCGGCGTGTGGGCAACAAACACGAGCTCATCGCCGGGGAACGTCGCTGGCGCGCCGCCCGCCTGGCCGGCCTGAAGGAAGTCCCCGTCGTCGTCCGCCAGAAGACCGACCAGGAGGCCGCCGAAGAGGCCCTGATTGAAAACCTCATCCGCGCCGACCTCAATCCGATGGAAGAAGCCGACGGCTACGCCCGGTTGATTGAGTCGCACCACCTCACCCAGGAGCAAGTCGCCGAGCGCGTGGGGAAAAGCCGCACCGCAGTCACCAACGCCCTCCGCCTGCGCAACCTCAGCACTTCCGTCCGCACCCTGGTGGGCGAAGGCAAACTCTCCTCCGGCCACGCCAAGGTCCTCCTCGGTCTGCCCACGGCGGCCCTCCAGGACAGCGCCGCCAAATCCGTCGTCCAGGGCGACCTCTCCGTCCGCGCCACCGAGGCCCTGGTCCGAGCCCTCCTCAAGTCCGGGGGCAAGTCCTCCGGGAAAAAAACCAAGCCCGCCGCCGCCGATTGGCGCGACATCGAACTCCGTCTCCAGCGTTCCCTTGGCACCAAGGTCCGGCTCGTCGGCTCGGGCAAAAAGGGCCACCTGGAAATCCAGTATTTCAATGAAGCCGATCTCGACCGCCTCCTTCTCCAATTCGGCGTTCGTCCGGAATAATTCCACCTGCACGGCTTCGCGCTCTTCGCGAACTTTGCGGTAAAGCTCCCCATGCCTCCCCGTATCCGCGTCCTCGACGACATCACCGCCAACCGCATCGCGGCGGGCGAGGTCGTGGAGCGCCCGGCTTCCGTGGTCAAGGAATTGCTGGAAAACAGCCTGGATGCCGGGGCCACCCGCATCGAAATCGATGCCGAGGGCGGTGGCAAGAGCCTGGTCCGCATCACGGATGATGGTTGCGGCATGGGCCGCGACGACGCCCTCCTTTGCCTCGAACGCCATGCCACCAGCAAATTGCGATCGGCCGACGACCTCCAGGGGGTCACCACCCTCGGCTTCCGCGGCGAGGCCCTGCCCAGCATCGCTTCGGTCTGCAAATTCCGCCTCCTCACCCGCGAACCGGGCAATGTGGCCGGTACGGAGGTGTTGGTGGACGGCGGCAAAATCAAGGAAGTGCGCGAGGCCGGTTGTGCCGTTGGCACTTCCATCGAGGTGCGTGCCCTTTTCCACCACGTCCCCGGTCGGCGTAAATTCCTCAAATCCGATGCCACCGAGTGGGCCCACATCGAGCAGGTCGTCCGCCTGGCCGCTCTGGCCCATGAGAAAACCGGTTTCACCCTCCGCCAGGACTCACGCGAAGTTCTGCGTTTGCCTCCTGCTGGAGACAAGGAGGAACGGGTGCGGCAATTGCTCGGTGCCGGGTTCATGCGCGACCTGCTGTCGTTGGTGGCAGAGGAGGGGGGCATGAAGCTCACCGGGTGGATCGGCAAGCCCGGGATCAGTCGCAGCAACCGCCAGGACCACCACCTCTTCGTCAACGGACGCCCGGTCCACAGTCCGGGGATCAACTTCGCCGTGCTCGAAGGTTACCAGCAGGCCCTGGTCCGGGGCCGGTTCCCCGTCCTGGTCCTGTTCCTCGAAGTCCCCCCGTCCACCCTGGATGTCAATGTCCACCCGGCCAAGCGCGAGGTCCGTTTCCGTGATGAACTGAGGGTGAAGGATTTTGTGGCGACATCGATTCGCGATGTACTGCACCGCACGGGAACGGCCCCGGCCTCGGTGGAAATGGAACAGGGTCTGCACAGACCCGTGGAACAACCCCAACCCGCCAGTCCCCGGGCCCGTCAAGTCGCCCTTTTCGCCGCCTCCCCGCTGCCGGAACCTCCGTCCGTCCACAGCTTGCCGGTGGAGACCGCTTTTCCTTCCCCCTCTGCTCCTGCGGAAGTGGGGCCGGAGGAAAAAAACCACGATCTCCGGGTGGTTGGGATCATGCTCGGTCGCTACATCATGGCGGAAAATCCGCAGGGGATCGTCCTGATCGATCAGGAGGCCGCACGTGAACGCATCCTCTTCGAGGAGATTGCCGACCGTCTTTCCCGCCAAGACCCCCACAGCCAGCGCTTGTTGGTGGCGGAGACCCTCGAGCTTTCCCCCGCCGAGGCCGCCTGCGCCCGCCAACAGAGCGCGGCGCTGGAATCGGTCGGTTTCGGACTGGCCCCGCTCGGTGGCAACACGTTCCTCATTGATGCGGTGCCAGCCAGCGTCGAAACCCAGCACGTGGGGGATTTCTTCCGCGATGTTCTCCACGACCTCATGCAGACCGGCCGGGCATCGCGCTCCGGCAATGCCCACGATGAACGACTGGCCGAGGTCATGGCCCGGCACACCGCACGTCTGCGATCCGAGCTGTCGCCGATTGAAGTCGAGCGTTTGTTGGCCGATCTCCACCGCTGCCACCTGCCCTACACCTGTCCCGGTGGACGACCGACCATGATCCTTCTCAGCCGCGATGAATTGAAACGCAAATTCGGTTTGTAGCCCGCGAAACACGCGAAAGGACGCGAAAAAATGAAGGATCTGATTCTCAAAGAGGAATGCTTGGAAATGGAGCTGCACGAACGGCGTGTGCCCTTTACCGCCAAACCCAAGCTGCCGCTGTCTTATAAAGGCAGGCCACTCAAGTCATCCTATGAGCCAGATCTGCTGTGCTATGGGAAGTTGGTCGTGGAGTTGAAAGCGGTTTCCGCACTGTGCGATGAGCATCGTGCCCAGGTTTTAAATTACCTTCATGCCGGTCCCTTTCCTTTGGGGCTTTTGGTGAACTTCGGCCACCACCCCAAAGTGGAGTACGAACGCCTGGCCCTGACTTCATTGAGGTCCCTGCCTCCCGAATTGTAAATTTCGCGTCCTTTCGCGTATTTCGCGGGCCCCAAAATGCCTCTTGCACGCCCTCCCTGCCGGGATAGTTTCAAAGGCGAGGGGAGTCCGCCGCGGCGGGCTGAGAGTTCGGGGCGCCCGCCCGATGACCCGACGAACCTGATGCGGATCATGCCGCCGTAGGGAGGGAGCCGGAGGCTCGTTCGCTCATACGGAGGCAGGTGCGCATCGGTTGGAAAGAAAACACCATGATCGCCAAGCCCGCCGACACCGAACCCCACAGCAGCACCCAACTCCCCAACAGCACCCGCGTCTATGTCCAGGGCACGCTCCACCCCACCGTCCGCGTG encodes:
- the mutL gene encoding DNA mismatch repair endonuclease MutL; this translates as MPPRIRVLDDITANRIAAGEVVERPASVVKELLENSLDAGATRIEIDAEGGGKSLVRITDDGCGMGRDDALLCLERHATSKLRSADDLQGVTTLGFRGEALPSIASVCKFRLLTREPGNVAGTEVLVDGGKIKEVREAGCAVGTSIEVRALFHHVPGRRKFLKSDATEWAHIEQVVRLAALAHEKTGFTLRQDSREVLRLPPAGDKEERVRQLLGAGFMRDLLSLVAEEGGMKLTGWIGKPGISRSNRQDHHLFVNGRPVHSPGINFAVLEGYQQALVRGRFPVLVLFLEVPPSTLDVNVHPAKREVRFRDELRVKDFVATSIRDVLHRTGTAPASVEMEQGLHRPVEQPQPASPRARQVALFAASPLPEPPSVHSLPVETAFPSPSAPAEVGPEEKNHDLRVVGIMLGRYIMAENPQGIVLIDQEAARERILFEEIADRLSRQDPHSQRLLVAETLELSPAEAACARQQSAALESVGFGLAPLGGNTFLIDAVPASVETQHVGDFFRDVLHDLMQTGRASRSGNAHDERLAEVMARHTARLRSELSPIEVERLLADLHRCHLPYTCPGGRPTMILLSRDELKRKFGL
- a CDS encoding tetrahydrofolate dehydrogenase/cyclohydrolase catalytic domain-containing protein yields the protein MSAQLIDGKKIAAEIHAETAGRVARLKERGIQPHIQFMRVGDDPASKAYVGMKDKKAAELGIRASTRLFPEGTGEDELLAAIREANANPAIHGILVQAPIPGISQTVVFSTLSPDKDVDGFHPVNFGKLLLGDPDGFRPCTPAGVQELLIRSGIKTAGAHVVVLGRGNIVGKPMAAILCQKDKHADATVTLAHSRTRDIASLVRQADIIVAAMGQAEFVKASMVKPGAVVMDVGVNRVEDPSSAKGYKLVGDIDFAGVCEVAGHVTPNPGGVGPMTIALLMANTVTAAERATR
- a CDS encoding UbiX family flavin prenyltransferase, whose product is MKIVVAITGASGSLYAQRLLALLDGAGHEIHVCLSSHAREVAEAETGGLAIPEGFTVHSDRTMQVPFVSGSARFDAMVVVPCSMGTVGRIAHGYSDSTITRAADVFLKEKRKLILVPRETPWNLIQARNIVTVLEAGALVLPAIPSFYGRPSSVEEVVDTVVARILDHLGITHDLVARWKEPRVED
- the mqnE gene encoding aminofutalosine synthase MqnE produces the protein MELNDIIRKSESGERLSVAEAVHLYQSAPLEELGRLASRVRQQKNGNRASYVLNRYLNYSNVCILSCQFCSFYRRKRDPDAFEFAIPEMVEKARESLADCITEIHIVGGLHPSLPFSYYTGMLHALKALDPALSLKAFTAIEIRHLAERVYKKSIRETLEALREAGLDALTGGGAEIFDAGVRDRICRGKESAEEWLEVHRTWHQLGQRSTCTMLYGHVETVEQRFQHLALLRDLQDETGGFTALVPYAFEPENNELAHLRRISGLEELRMLAMCRLFLDNFDHLTAYWISTGLGLAQVALSYGVDDLHGTIAEEKIFHMAGAKTPAAQTRHSLEQAIREAGFVPVQRDTVYQPV
- a CDS encoding UbiA-like polyprenyltransferase, producing MHASNQAQAEAEAAPSEPVWLRFGRFIRLSHTVFALPFALVSMLVAARGLPPWPVVGWILLCMVSARTAAMLFNRLADWDIDQLNPRTQDRHRLVPKPLARAAWVVSVAVFVLGAWQLNLLCLVLAPVAIGIISFYSLCKRFTAYAHLFLGLALAVAPMGAWAAVSGELWSPAPYLLAMGVLCWVFGFDLIYATLDMEFDRKAGLHSFPARYGLTAALRLAVGLHGMAAVLFLVFGWWAGFGWIYLVAWLACVVALVYEHRLSRQGDPTSINRAFFAVNAVVGLLLLSGTALDVFF
- a CDS encoding ParB/RepB/Spo0J family partition protein, giving the protein MARNALGKGLGALIGGNAAAVTPVALEPGESIRQVGLDTIVPSPFQPRRTFTAEHLDELAASIQQHGIIQPLVVRRVGNKHELIAGERRWRAARLAGLKEVPVVVRQKTDQEAAEEALIENLIRADLNPMEEADGYARLIESHHLTQEQVAERVGKSRTAVTNALRLRNLSTSVRTLVGEGKLSSGHAKVLLGLPTAALQDSAAKSVVQGDLSVRATEALVRALLKSGGKSSGKKTKPAAADWRDIELRLQRSLGTKVRLVGSGKKGHLEIQYFNEADLDRLLLQFGVRPE
- a CDS encoding GxxExxY protein, which gives rise to MKDLILKEECLEMELHERRVPFTAKPKLPLSYKGRPLKSSYEPDLLCYGKLVVELKAVSALCDEHRAQVLNYLHAGPFPLGLLVNFGHHPKVEYERLALTSLRSLPPEL
- a CDS encoding Xaa-Pro peptidase family protein: MPQSFPARLMIGASEHSADLLYATRMFVPDPFVWLQTGRKTLGVFSALEVDRARGQARLDEVMEQSQVEALLKRPPAAAAGRFLHSIAALLRSRRIRTVEVPYWTEAGLVEFLRSEKIRVEIVDGPFFPGREIKTEEEVRAIIRGQRQAEAGMARAFEVLRACSEGNRRLLRWNGRALTSEILRGEIDAAVVRAGGIPGHTIVAGGLQGCDPHERGHGPLRAHEALILDIFPRDQSSGYFGDLTRTVVKGRASEALRRQYATVLAGQKKALRAIKAGVDGAKLHQSVKDFFTSEGYPTEQREGRWVGFFHGTGHSLGLEIHEPPRFAAGKFKAGHVMTVEPGLYYPETGGVRIEDLVTVTRTGHRNLTRTPKFLEI